Proteins found in one Microbacterium sp. SSM24 genomic segment:
- the pgm gene encoding phosphoglucomutase (alpha-D-glucose-1,6-bisphosphate-dependent), with protein sequence MSRAGQPAEASDLIDIDELISAYYDVAPDPEVPEQRVAFGTSGHRGSSLSASFNENHILATTQAIVDYRRSQGIEGPLFLGRDTHGLSLPAERSAIEVLVANGIDVRVDSRDSWVPTPALSHAILAYNRGRDAADPGRADGIVVTPSHNPPRDGGFKYNPPNGGPADTDATGWIADRANELIAGGLAGIARTPFKDIDGDALGDYDFRDAYVRDLANIIDVEAIRNAGVRIGADPLGGASVEYWALIAEVHGLDLTVVNPDVDPTWRFMTLDWDEKIRMDPSSPSAMASLVARRHDYDILTGNDADADRHGIVTPDAGLMNPNHYLAVAIDYLYAHRPNWPTDAAVGKTLVSSMIIDRVAASLGRSLLEVPVGFKWFVPGLLDGSVAFGGEESAGASFLRTDGTVWTTDKDGILLCLLAAEILAVTGKTPSQRYAELEAEFGSSAYQRVDAPATPAQKATLGKLAPEAVTATELAGEPITAKLSHAPGNGAAIGGLKVQTEHAWFAARPSGTEDVYKLYAESLKGPDHLAEVQEEARAVVSAALGG encoded by the coding sequence ATGAGTCGCGCAGGACAGCCCGCCGAAGCATCCGACCTCATCGACATCGATGAGCTGATCTCCGCCTACTACGACGTCGCCCCCGATCCCGAGGTGCCCGAGCAGCGCGTCGCGTTCGGCACGAGCGGCCACCGCGGCTCGTCGCTCTCCGCGAGCTTCAACGAGAACCACATCCTCGCCACGACCCAGGCGATCGTCGACTACCGCCGGTCGCAGGGCATCGAGGGTCCGCTCTTCCTCGGCCGGGACACCCACGGCCTGTCGCTGCCCGCCGAGCGCAGCGCGATCGAGGTGCTGGTCGCGAACGGCATCGACGTGCGGGTGGACTCCCGCGACTCGTGGGTGCCGACGCCGGCCCTCAGCCACGCGATCCTCGCCTACAACCGGGGACGGGATGCCGCGGATCCGGGCCGCGCCGACGGCATCGTCGTGACTCCCAGCCACAACCCGCCCCGAGACGGCGGGTTCAAGTACAACCCGCCGAACGGCGGACCCGCCGACACCGACGCGACCGGGTGGATCGCCGATCGGGCGAACGAGCTCATCGCCGGAGGCCTCGCGGGCATCGCGAGGACGCCGTTCAAGGACATCGACGGCGACGCGCTGGGCGACTACGACTTCCGCGACGCCTACGTGCGCGACCTCGCGAACATCATCGACGTCGAGGCCATCCGCAACGCCGGGGTGCGCATCGGCGCCGACCCGCTGGGCGGTGCGTCCGTGGAGTACTGGGCGCTCATCGCCGAGGTGCACGGTCTCGACCTGACCGTCGTGAACCCCGACGTCGACCCGACCTGGCGGTTCATGACCCTCGACTGGGACGAGAAGATCCGCATGGATCCCTCGTCGCCGTCGGCCATGGCCAGCCTGGTCGCGCGCCGCCACGACTACGACATCCTCACCGGAAACGACGCCGACGCCGACCGCCACGGCATCGTCACCCCCGACGCCGGGCTCATGAACCCGAACCACTACCTCGCGGTCGCGATCGACTACCTTTACGCGCACCGGCCGAACTGGCCCACGGATGCCGCGGTCGGGAAGACCCTCGTCTCGTCGATGATCATCGACCGGGTCGCCGCGTCGCTCGGTCGCTCCCTGCTCGAGGTGCCGGTCGGGTTCAAGTGGTTCGTTCCGGGTCTGCTCGACGGCTCGGTCGCGTTCGGCGGCGAGGAGTCCGCGGGTGCGTCGTTCCTCCGCACGGACGGCACCGTGTGGACGACCGACAAGGACGGCATCCTGCTGTGCCTGCTCGCGGCCGAGATCCTGGCGGTGACGGGCAAGACGCCGTCGCAGCGGTACGCCGAGCTCGAGGCCGAGTTCGGCTCGTCGGCCTATCAGCGGGTGGATGCGCCGGCCACTCCCGCGCAGAAGGCCACGCTCGGCAAGCTCGCCCCCGAGGCCGTCACCGCCACCGAACTCGCCGGCGAGCCGATCACGGCGAAGCTGTCGCACGCGCCCGGCAACGGCGCGGCGATCGGCGGACTCAAGGTGCAGACCGAGCACGCGTGGTTCGCCGCGCGCCCGTCGGGCACCGAGGACGTCTACAAGCTCTACGCCGAGTCCCTCAAGGGTCCCGACCACCTTGCCGAGGTGCAGGAAGAGGCGCGCGCGGTCGTCTCGGCGGCGCTCGGCGGCTGA
- a CDS encoding LacI family DNA-binding transcriptional regulator produces the protein MHAPARGAATLHDVAREAGVSLATASRVLNGSTRKVAESYRERVEAAAEILGYTANLSAQATARGTSAVVGLVVADIADPAFGQLAAGVARGAEEAGLVVTIAVTGRDPQREVAVVRALRGQRPRGLILGASRTEGPDAADLQTELEALSGTGGRVVVLGRRSPGLRTVGTDERAGAAELGATLASLGYREAVIVAADEGIRTFDDRVTGFTEGFTRQGGAILEVRRAGFTRDAGYASAQGLIETGVAAGTVVVGIRDVVAIGIMSALREAGREVGPDVAVAGFDDIASAQDAAPGLTTVRVPLDELGYRAVRAVVEPEWDAASPPLPVEVIVRGSTPPRA, from the coding sequence ATGCACGCGCCTGCCCGAGGCGCAGCAACATTGCATGACGTCGCACGCGAGGCCGGTGTGTCGCTGGCGACCGCCTCCCGCGTGCTCAACGGTTCGACCCGCAAGGTGGCTGAGAGCTACCGCGAGCGGGTCGAGGCCGCGGCCGAGATCCTCGGCTACACCGCCAACCTCTCCGCCCAGGCGACGGCGCGCGGAACCTCCGCGGTCGTCGGTCTCGTCGTCGCAGACATCGCCGATCCCGCGTTCGGTCAGCTGGCGGCAGGCGTCGCGCGCGGCGCGGAGGAGGCGGGCCTGGTCGTGACGATCGCCGTGACCGGGCGTGATCCGCAGCGCGAAGTGGCCGTGGTGCGGGCTCTGCGGGGTCAGCGCCCCCGCGGGCTGATCCTCGGCGCCTCCCGCACCGAGGGGCCGGATGCCGCCGACCTGCAGACCGAACTCGAGGCCCTCTCGGGCACCGGGGGGCGGGTCGTGGTGCTGGGTCGCCGAAGTCCCGGCCTGCGGACCGTCGGCACCGACGAGCGTGCCGGCGCAGCGGAGCTGGGCGCCACGCTCGCGAGCCTCGGCTACCGCGAGGCCGTGATCGTCGCCGCCGACGAGGGCATCCGCACGTTCGACGACCGCGTGACCGGCTTCACCGAGGGCTTCACGCGGCAGGGCGGTGCGATCCTCGAGGTGCGCCGCGCGGGGTTCACGCGGGATGCGGGCTACGCGAGCGCGCAGGGCCTGATCGAGACGGGCGTCGCTGCGGGCACGGTCGTGGTCGGCATCCGCGATGTCGTGGCGATCGGCATCATGTCGGCGCTGCGCGAGGCGGGGCGCGAGGTCGGTCCGGACGTCGCGGTCGCCGGGTTCGACGACATCGCGTCGGCGCAGGATGCCGCGCCCGGCCTGACCACGGTGCGGGTCCCGCTCGACGAGCTCGGCTACCGGGCGGTGCGCGCGGTCGTCGAGCCGGAATGGGATGCCGCGTCCCCGCCGCTCCCCGTGGAGGTCATCGTGCGCGGCAGCACCCCGCCGCGCGCGTGA
- a CDS encoding alpha/beta fold hydrolase — translation MAYITVGTENSADIELYYTDQGDGQPVVLIHGFPLNGESWGKQQAALLDAGYRVIAYDRRGFGASSKAGSGYDYDTFAADLHALVEDLDLKDAILVGFSMGTGEIARYLSRYGSARVAKAAFLGSLEPYLLKTDDNPDGAGPQDFFDGIAQSVRDDRYAFIGGFFKDFYNLDDNLGSRISQEAVDASVQVANTAGNAGISAAPLTWPTDFRGDIGSIDVPALILHGTADNILPIDATARRFRTLLPDATYVEIEGAPHGLLWTHGAEVNEALLAFLRT, via the coding sequence GTGGCGTACATCACCGTCGGAACCGAGAACTCGGCAGACATCGAGCTCTATTACACCGACCAGGGAGACGGTCAGCCGGTCGTGCTGATCCACGGGTTCCCCCTCAACGGCGAATCGTGGGGCAAGCAGCAGGCGGCGCTGCTCGATGCGGGATACCGCGTGATCGCGTACGACCGCCGCGGCTTCGGGGCGTCGTCGAAGGCCGGCTCGGGGTACGACTACGACACCTTCGCCGCCGACCTGCACGCCCTCGTCGAGGACCTCGACCTGAAGGACGCGATCCTCGTGGGATTCTCGATGGGCACCGGCGAGATCGCACGGTACCTGTCGCGGTACGGCAGCGCGCGCGTGGCGAAGGCGGCATTCCTCGGCTCGCTCGAGCCGTACCTGCTCAAGACCGACGACAACCCCGACGGCGCGGGACCGCAGGACTTCTTCGACGGCATCGCCCAGTCCGTGCGCGACGACCGCTACGCCTTCATCGGGGGCTTCTTCAAGGACTTCTACAACCTCGACGACAACCTCGGCTCGCGCATCTCGCAGGAGGCCGTCGACGCCAGCGTGCAGGTCGCGAACACGGCGGGCAATGCGGGCATCTCGGCCGCTCCGCTGACGTGGCCGACCGACTTCCGCGGCGACATCGGCTCGATCGACGTGCCGGCGCTCATCCTGCACGGGACGGCCGACAACATCCTGCCGATCGACGCGACGGCACGCCGGTTCCGCACGCTCCTGCCGGACGCGACCTACGTCGAGATCGAGGGGGCTCCGCACGGCCTGCTCTGGACCCACGGCGCCGAGGTCAATGAGGCGCTGCTGGCCTTCCTCCGCACCTGA
- a CDS encoding LacI family DNA-binding transcriptional regulator, with the protein MADVARIAGVSGQTVSRVVNDSPRVDPATRTRVESAMAQLGYRPHRAARALRTGRTQTIGLVVSTLATVGNSRMLQAVADAAAARGYALTVVTLGAAPDVASAFERLSEQGVDGAVVLNEATAAARGIAAPRGLRLVVVDAPSGTPGVGVVQSDHAAGARAATAHLLSLGHGTVHHIAGPVGSFAAGERERGWREALGAAGRDAPPVLRGDWTAASGHSAGTALAADPAVTAVFAANDQTALGAIRAFADAGRSVPGAVSVVGFDDIADAADYRPPLTTVRQDFDRLGELAVTALVEAIEGGATAFHTVPTALTVRASTAAPRPAR; encoded by the coding sequence ATGGCCGACGTGGCCCGCATCGCGGGCGTCTCGGGCCAGACCGTCTCGCGGGTCGTGAACGACAGCCCGCGGGTCGACCCCGCCACCCGCACGCGCGTCGAGTCCGCGATGGCTCAGCTCGGCTACCGGCCGCATCGCGCCGCCCGCGCGTTGCGCACCGGCCGCACCCAGACGATCGGCCTGGTCGTGTCGACGCTCGCCACGGTGGGCAACTCCCGAATGCTGCAGGCGGTGGCGGATGCCGCGGCCGCCCGCGGCTACGCGCTCACCGTCGTGACGCTCGGCGCCGCGCCCGACGTCGCCTCGGCCTTCGAGCGGTTGAGCGAGCAGGGCGTCGACGGCGCGGTCGTGCTCAACGAGGCGACGGCCGCCGCGCGCGGCATCGCGGCCCCACGCGGACTGCGTCTCGTCGTCGTGGACGCCCCGTCGGGCACCCCGGGAGTCGGCGTGGTGCAGTCCGACCACGCCGCGGGCGCCCGCGCGGCCACCGCCCACCTGCTGAGCCTCGGCCACGGCACCGTCCACCACATCGCGGGACCGGTCGGATCGTTCGCGGCAGGCGAGCGCGAGCGGGGCTGGCGCGAAGCGCTCGGCGCCGCCGGGCGCGACGCCCCGCCCGTCCTGCGCGGAGACTGGACCGCGGCATCCGGTCACTCGGCGGGCACGGCGCTCGCGGCCGACCCCGCCGTCACGGCGGTGTTCGCCGCGAACGACCAGACCGCGCTCGGCGCGATCCGCGCCTTCGCCGACGCGGGCCGCTCGGTGCCGGGCGCCGTGTCGGTGGTGGGGTTCGACGACATCGCGGATGCCGCGGACTACCGCCCGCCGCTCACGACCGTGCGCCAGGACTTCGACCGTCTCGGCGAGCTCGCCGTCACCGCGCTCGTCGAAGCCATCGAGGGCGGCGCGACCGCCTTCCACACCGTGCCGACCGCCCTCACCGTGCGAGCCAGCACGGCCGCGCCCCGCCCTGCGCGCTGA
- the galT gene encoding galactose-1-phosphate uridylyltransferase has protein sequence MQELRSQILGAGVVKRPTRLADGRELIYYDDPGTTLGAERAVDAREFAPRPDTATMRRDVLTGDWVSIAAARQNRAFLPPAHLDPLAPQTATNPSEIPSRYDVAVFENKSPSFGPALAAAHDGVPAGLDAPRDLADLDTPGLGRTRTSVGRCEVVCFSPEHSGSFGTQTATRARTVIEAWADRTAALSALPGVEQVFPFENRGEAIGVTLPHPHGQIYAYPYITPRTAGLLASIEREGADLFERILEFELASDRVILSGEHWTAFVPFAARWPLEVHVLPHRHVADIAETTDAERNELAPLYLRLLRGVDALYESETPYIAAWHQAPVHRGRDTVRLNLQLTSPRRAADKLKFLAGSEAAMGAWIGDVPPESAATRLREAVAAIPEVTL, from the coding sequence ATGCAGGAGTTGCGGTCCCAGATCCTCGGCGCCGGCGTGGTCAAGCGCCCCACTCGCCTGGCCGACGGCCGCGAGTTGATCTACTACGACGACCCCGGCACGACCCTCGGCGCCGAGCGCGCCGTCGACGCGCGCGAGTTCGCCCCGCGCCCGGACACCGCGACGATGCGCCGCGACGTGCTCACCGGCGACTGGGTGTCGATCGCCGCCGCGCGGCAGAACCGCGCCTTCCTCCCCCCGGCCCACCTCGACCCGCTCGCGCCGCAGACGGCGACGAACCCGTCCGAGATCCCCTCGCGCTACGACGTCGCCGTGTTCGAGAACAAGTCGCCATCGTTCGGTCCCGCTCTCGCCGCCGCGCACGACGGCGTTCCGGCCGGACTCGACGCTCCCCGCGATCTCGCCGATCTCGACACCCCCGGCCTCGGCCGCACGCGCACCTCCGTCGGACGCTGCGAGGTCGTGTGCTTCAGCCCCGAGCACTCCGGCTCGTTCGGCACGCAGACCGCCACCCGCGCCCGCACCGTGATCGAGGCGTGGGCCGACCGCACCGCCGCGCTCTCGGCACTTCCCGGCGTCGAGCAGGTGTTCCCGTTCGAGAATCGCGGCGAGGCCATCGGCGTGACGCTCCCCCACCCGCACGGGCAGATCTACGCCTACCCCTACATCACGCCGCGCACGGCCGGCCTGCTGGCCTCGATCGAGCGCGAGGGCGCCGACCTGTTCGAGCGGATCCTCGAGTTCGAACTCGCGTCGGACCGCGTCATCCTCTCCGGCGAGCACTGGACCGCATTCGTGCCCTTCGCAGCGCGCTGGCCGCTCGAGGTGCACGTGCTCCCGCACCGTCACGTCGCCGACATCGCCGAGACGACGGATGCCGAGCGGAACGAGCTCGCTCCGCTCTACCTGCGCCTGCTTCGCGGCGTGGACGCCCTGTACGAGTCCGAGACCCCGTACATCGCCGCGTGGCATCAGGCTCCGGTCCACCGCGGACGCGACACCGTGCGTCTGAACCTGCAGCTGACCTCGCCGCGCCGCGCCGCTGACAAGCTCAAGTTCCTCGCCGGCTCCGAGGCGGCGATGGGCGCCTGGATCGGCGACGTCCCGCCGGAGTCCGCCGCAACCCGCCTGCGGGAGGCGGTCGCCGCGATCCCCGAGGTGACCCTGTGA
- the galK gene encoding galactokinase encodes MTAAAAARALFGERFGREPVGTWSAPGRANLIGEHTDYNDGFVLPFAIEHRTHVALAPREDGVIRVASTFDDGVVELPLSALDPTFPARRDEVVEWARYPLGVAWALQRLTGRTDLAGVDLAFASDVPVGAGLSSSAAIEGATAAALAETWALDVDRVDLARAGRTAENEAVGAPTGIMDQMASMLGRADAAIFLDCRTLRTEVVELGFAPAGLELVVIDTGVKHSHATGGYGERRASCERGAALLGVPALRDVTPADLPRAHALMDDVTFRRVRHIVTENQRVLDTVRALREDGPTAIGDLLVASHASMRDDFEISVPELDTAVEASLAAGAVGARMTGGGFGGAAIALVARERVEELTDAVTSAFAASGFSAPTIFTVTPSSGAARDA; translated from the coding sequence GTGACCGCGGCCGCCGCGGCCCGCGCGCTGTTCGGCGAGCGCTTCGGCAGGGAGCCGGTCGGCACGTGGTCGGCTCCCGGCCGGGCGAACCTCATCGGCGAGCACACGGACTACAACGACGGCTTCGTACTGCCGTTCGCCATCGAGCACCGCACGCACGTCGCGCTGGCGCCGCGCGAGGACGGCGTGATCCGCGTCGCCTCGACGTTCGACGACGGCGTCGTCGAACTGCCCCTGAGCGCGCTCGACCCGACCTTCCCGGCGCGGCGCGACGAGGTCGTCGAGTGGGCGCGGTACCCCCTCGGCGTGGCCTGGGCGCTGCAGCGACTCACCGGCCGGACGGATCTCGCCGGCGTCGATCTCGCGTTCGCGTCCGACGTCCCGGTCGGAGCCGGGCTGTCGTCGTCCGCCGCGATCGAGGGTGCGACCGCGGCTGCCCTCGCCGAGACCTGGGCGCTCGACGTCGATCGGGTCGACCTGGCCCGCGCGGGACGCACCGCCGAGAACGAAGCCGTCGGCGCCCCCACCGGGATCATGGACCAGATGGCGTCGATGCTCGGTCGCGCCGACGCCGCGATCTTCCTGGACTGCCGCACGCTCCGCACCGAGGTCGTCGAGCTGGGCTTCGCGCCGGCGGGACTGGAGCTCGTCGTGATCGACACCGGCGTGAAGCATTCGCACGCCACCGGAGGCTACGGCGAGCGCCGCGCCTCGTGCGAGCGCGGTGCCGCCCTCCTGGGCGTTCCCGCGCTGCGCGACGTGACCCCCGCCGACCTTCCCCGGGCGCACGCGCTGATGGACGATGTCACCTTCCGCCGGGTCCGTCACATCGTCACCGAGAACCAGCGCGTGCTCGACACCGTGCGCGCGCTTCGCGAGGACGGCCCGACCGCCATCGGCGACCTTCTCGTGGCCTCGCACGCGTCGATGCGCGACGACTTCGAGATCTCCGTGCCCGAGCTCGACACCGCCGTCGAGGCGTCGCTCGCGGCGGGCGCCGTCGGCGCGCGCATGACCGGCGGCGGATTCGGCGGCGCGGCGATCGCGCTCGTCGCCCGTGAGCGGGTCGAGGAGCTGACGGATGCCGTCACCTCGGCGTTCGCGGCATCCGGGTTCTCCGCGCCCACGATCTTCACCGTCACTCCGTCCTCGGGAGCCGCGCGCGACGCGTGA
- a CDS encoding lamin tail domain-containing protein — protein MPSRARSRASVAAVAALTVVLVPALAAAPASAAALAAAPLAAAPASAAPLEAAPAAAAPALVINEVNSNPDDWFELANPTSGDIDLSGLWYVDSGTEDATHWVALSGTVPAGGVLAVDSTVGLGKGDSVSIHQGDKAAFDAGTAVLVDTVTWPDGVHATSMGLCTPASTALVAMTPTKGAANECAAVAVEDIRINEVFSAGADFVELVNIGDAPVDIAGWTAVDGDPTHTPLTLATASTVIEPGGYYVFHPDDATEFPAGGFGLGKGDSVTIALPDGTEVDTTTWPADAHATPSWGRCPEGEGPFVTTNAATPGVANDCPAVPGADVIRINEVSSDPQDWVELVNTGTAAVDVSGWLLSDNARLSDPTHLQPLAAGTSIAAGGFLRVDYTAAGLGKGDEANLYLPDDATRVDTTTWPADTHATTWGRCPDGSGAFQSTTPTPGAANVCTVTPPPALDPNWDDIEINEIASLNAGDPGSPGFGDAVELANTGAYDVSIQGWYQTDSGAATGASPLTLADLKVWDGDSLEPATSWIVPAGGYVAFSSKKGLSGEGDAVKIYGPGPDAASRQLIDEQAYGDGDAGVSDSYESDARASAACPDGSDEFWRVTVNSFGRDNSEACETKSRRLDTTVLLNEVSNVGGKAELLNAGTSPVDIAGWELVDSDGDVLHTVPVLTTLAAGAFYVAENLTGLESIDSLTIRSTTGASVVGHTWYEDGIASYSRCEVFGSVTYIETPTATWGAANACPALQTETWPGASAVKVVDAVDAFTDLDANDEGDVSGVAFDPNDPTVLWVAMNKGRLFKMHLVDGLYTTFPEWDGGIPVRFADGGGELDAEGVTVGPDGAVYLTSERDNLRAKSTSYNKVARYDVSAVTAATTELVATHEWDVNGFVQTGTNLGLEGITYVPDAFLVKSGWKVGGAAYTAAAYPTPGLFVTAVEGTGALHFFSLPVGGAPVEVKVEASGFPWSMDVAYDADRGSLWALCDDGCGGVYNELKVVGGDFAVVHSYARPAGMPNLNNEGMAIAPASTCAGGIQEVVWADDGDTDGFSLRSGTLPCPTTGGPTDPGTDPGTDPGTDPGTDPGTDPGTDPAADPATDGQLTDATRGDVAAPDSAEAGQTITVYVGTTYAGDTVWVWLHSTPILLGAYVVAADGTVTVTLPAGIDAGTHRIVVLDADGNVLGWTEVAVTEALAATGSTPGQLAGSAGLAAALLIAGVATMIVRRRRARA, from the coding sequence ATGCCCTCCCGCGCGCGCTCCCGTGCGTCCGTCGCCGCTGTCGCGGCCCTGACCGTGGTGCTCGTCCCCGCCCTCGCGGCCGCACCGGCGTCGGCCGCCGCCCTCGCGGCCGCACCCCTCGCGGCCGCCCCGGCGTCGGCCGCACCCCTCGAGGCCGCCCCGGCCGCCGCCGCACCCGCCCTCGTGATCAACGAGGTCAACTCGAATCCCGACGACTGGTTCGAACTGGCCAACCCGACGTCCGGCGACATCGACCTGAGCGGGCTCTGGTACGTCGACAGCGGCACCGAGGATGCGACGCACTGGGTCGCGCTCTCCGGAACCGTGCCGGCCGGCGGCGTGCTCGCGGTCGACTCGACGGTCGGCCTGGGCAAGGGCGACAGCGTCTCGATCCACCAGGGCGACAAGGCGGCGTTCGACGCCGGCACCGCGGTGCTCGTCGACACCGTGACCTGGCCCGACGGCGTGCACGCCACCTCGATGGGACTGTGCACTCCCGCGAGCACCGCCCTCGTCGCGATGACGCCCACGAAGGGCGCGGCGAACGAGTGCGCCGCCGTCGCGGTCGAGGACATCCGCATCAACGAGGTCTTCTCTGCGGGCGCGGACTTCGTCGAGCTGGTGAACATCGGCGACGCGCCGGTCGACATCGCGGGCTGGACCGCCGTCGACGGCGACCCCACGCACACGCCGCTCACCCTGGCGACCGCATCGACGGTGATCGAGCCGGGGGGCTACTACGTCTTCCATCCCGATGACGCGACCGAGTTCCCGGCCGGCGGCTTCGGGCTCGGCAAGGGCGACTCGGTCACGATCGCGCTGCCCGACGGCACCGAGGTCGACACGACCACCTGGCCGGCCGACGCGCACGCGACGCCGTCGTGGGGCCGCTGCCCCGAGGGCGAGGGTCCGTTCGTCACGACGAACGCCGCCACGCCGGGCGTCGCGAACGACTGCCCGGCGGTCCCGGGCGCCGACGTGATCCGCATCAACGAGGTCAGCTCGGACCCGCAGGACTGGGTCGAGCTCGTCAACACCGGCACCGCCGCGGTCGACGTCTCGGGCTGGTTGCTCTCCGACAACGCGCGCCTCTCCGACCCCACCCACCTGCAGCCCCTCGCCGCGGGCACCTCGATCGCCGCGGGCGGATTCCTCAGGGTCGACTACACCGCCGCCGGACTCGGCAAGGGCGACGAGGCCAACCTCTACCTGCCCGATGACGCGACGCGCGTCGACACCACGACGTGGCCGGCCGACACGCACGCGACGACGTGGGGCCGCTGCCCCGACGGGAGCGGCGCCTTCCAGTCGACGACTCCGACCCCGGGCGCAGCGAACGTCTGCACCGTGACGCCCCCGCCGGCGCTCGACCCGAACTGGGACGACATCGAGATCAACGAGATCGCCTCGCTCAATGCCGGCGACCCGGGCAGCCCCGGCTTCGGCGACGCCGTGGAGCTCGCCAACACGGGTGCTTACGACGTCAGCATCCAGGGCTGGTACCAGACCGACAGCGGTGCGGCCACGGGTGCATCGCCTCTGACGCTCGCCGACCTGAAGGTGTGGGACGGCGACTCGCTGGAGCCCGCCACCTCGTGGATCGTCCCCGCCGGCGGCTACGTCGCGTTCTCGTCCAAGAAGGGCCTCTCCGGCGAGGGCGACGCCGTCAAGATCTACGGTCCGGGACCGGATGCCGCCTCCCGGCAGCTGATCGACGAGCAGGCCTACGGCGACGGTGACGCGGGCGTGTCCGACTCGTACGAGTCCGACGCGCGGGCTTCGGCGGCCTGCCCCGACGGCTCGGACGAGTTCTGGCGGGTCACCGTGAACAGCTTCGGCCGCGACAACTCCGAGGCTTGCGAGACGAAGTCGCGCCGCCTCGACACGACGGTCCTCCTCAACGAGGTCTCGAACGTTGGCGGCAAGGCCGAGCTGCTCAACGCGGGCACGTCGCCCGTCGACATCGCGGGCTGGGAGCTCGTCGACTCGGATGGCGACGTCCTGCACACCGTTCCGGTGCTCACGACCCTCGCGGCCGGCGCCTTCTACGTCGCCGAGAACCTCACCGGGCTCGAGAGCATCGACTCCCTCACCATCCGCTCGACGACCGGAGCCTCCGTCGTGGGTCACACCTGGTACGAGGACGGCATCGCGTCGTACAGCCGCTGCGAGGTGTTCGGCTCGGTGACCTACATCGAGACGCCGACCGCCACGTGGGGTGCCGCGAACGCGTGCCCGGCGCTCCAGACCGAGACCTGGCCGGGCGCGAGCGCGGTGAAGGTCGTGGACGCGGTCGACGCGTTCACAGACCTCGACGCCAACGACGAGGGCGACGTCTCGGGTGTCGCATTCGACCCGAACGACCCGACCGTCCTGTGGGTCGCGATGAACAAGGGCCGCCTCTTCAAGATGCACCTCGTGGACGGCCTCTACACGACCTTCCCCGAGTGGGACGGCGGCATCCCGGTGCGCTTCGCCGATGGCGGCGGCGAGCTCGACGCCGAGGGCGTGACGGTGGGTCCCGACGGTGCGGTGTACCTCACCTCCGAGCGCGACAACCTGCGCGCCAAGAGCACGTCGTACAACAAGGTCGCGCGCTACGACGTGAGCGCCGTGACGGCCGCCACGACAGAGCTCGTCGCCACCCACGAGTGGGATGTGAACGGGTTCGTGCAGACGGGCACGAACCTGGGTCTCGAGGGGATCACCTACGTTCCCGACGCCTTCCTCGTGAAGTCCGGCTGGAAGGTCGGCGGTGCCGCGTACACGGCGGCCGCGTACCCCACGCCGGGCCTGTTCGTGACGGCGGTCGAGGGCACGGGTGCACTCCACTTCTTCTCGCTCCCCGTGGGCGGCGCCCCGGTCGAGGTGAAGGTCGAGGCCTCGGGCTTCCCGTGGTCGATGGATGTCGCGTACGACGCGGACCGCGGATCTCTGTGGGCGCTGTGCGACGACGGCTGTGGCGGTGTGTACAACGAACTCAAGGTCGTGGGCGGCGACTTCGCCGTCGTGCACTCCTACGCGCGTCCTGCCGGGATGCCGAACCTCAACAACGAGGGCATGGCGATCGCGCCCGCCTCGACGTGCGCGGGCGGCATCCAGGAGGTCGTGTGGGCGGACGACGGCGACACCGACGGCTTCTCGCTGCGCTCGGGCACGCTTCCGTGCCCGACCACGGGAGGCCCGACCGACCCCGGCACCGACCCCGGCACCGACCCCGGCACGGACCCGGGTACCGACCCGGGTACCGACCCGGGCACGGACCCCGCGGCGGACCCCGCGACCGACGGCCAGCTCACCGACGCCACCCGCGGTGACGTGGCCGCGCCGGACTCCGCCGAGGCCGGCCAGACCATCACCGTCTACGTCGGCACGACCTACGCGGGCGACACCGTGTGGGTGTGGCTGCACTCGACGCCGATCCTGCTGGGCGCGTACGTGGTGGCCGCCGACGGCACCGTCACGGTGACGCTCCCCGCCGGGATCGACGCGGGAACGCACCGGATCGTCGTGCTCGACGCGGACGGCAACGTGCTCGGCTGGACCGAGGTCGCCGTGACCGAGGCGCTCGCCGCCACCGGTTCCACGCCGGGTCAGCTCGCCGGTTCGGCGGGGCTCGCGGCCGCCCTCCTCATCGCAGGAGTGGCGACCATGATCGTGCGCCGCCGCCGCGCACGCGCCTAG